Proteins encoded together in one Prunus dulcis chromosome 3, ALMONDv2, whole genome shotgun sequence window:
- the LOC117620718 gene encoding potassium transporter 8-like encodes MDLEGVVRSHPIKKDSWKTLLTLAYQSLGVVYGDLSTSPLYVYKSTFAEDIHHSETNEEIYGVLSFVFWTLTLIPLVKYVFIVLRADDNGEGGTFALYSLLSRHARVSSLPNCQLADEELSEYTKDGVVSTSNSAFGSSLKSTLEKHRVLQKVLLILALIGTCMVIGDGVLTPAISVFSAVSGLELSMSKEQHRYVEVPVACVILIFLFALQHYGTHRVGFLFAPVVITWLFCISSIGVYNIFRWNPRVYQALSPYYMYKFLKKTQKGGWMSLGGILLCMTGSEAMFADLGHFSQLSIKIAFTFVVYPSLILAYMGQAAYLSEHHVIQSDYRIGFYESVPEKIRWPVLAIAILAAVVGSQAIITGTFSIIKQCSSLGCFPRVKIIHTSSKIHGQIYIPEINWTLMLLCLAVTIGFRDTKSMGNASGLAVITVMLVTTCLMSLVIVLCWHKSIFLAICFILFFGSIEALYFSASLIKFREGAWVPIALSFIFLVVMYVWHYGTFKKYEFDVQNKVSINWLLSLGPTLGIVRVRGIGLIHTELVSGIPAIFSHFVTNLPAFHQVVVFLCIKSVPVPHVGPEERFLVGRVGPKEYRLYRCIARYGYRDVHKDDIEFERDLVCSIAEFIRSERPECDVSLEKLEDDEKMTVVGTSSSNLDGIRMSVDDADFSEMASTSELQEIRPTEKPKKRVRFVVPESPQIDREAVEELQELMEAREAGMAFILGHSYVKAKRGSNLMKKLVINVGYDFLRRNFRGPTYALSIPHASTLEVGMVYHV; translated from the exons ATGGATCTGGAGGGTGTGGTCCGTAGCCATCCAATTAAG AAAGATTCATGGAAGACACTGTTAACTTTAGCTTATCAGAGCTTGGGAGTTGTCTATGGAGATTTAAGCACTTCTCCTTTGTATGTTTACAAGAGCACTTTTGCAGAGGACATTCATCATTCAGAGACTAATGAGGAGATTTATGGGGTTCTCTCTTTTGTATTCTGGACACTGACGCTGATACCTTTAGTGAAATATGTGTTTATTGTGCTTAGAGCTGATGATAATGGTGAAGGTGGGACTTTTGCTCTGTATTCACTGTTATCCCGGCATGCCCGAGTGAGCTCCTTGCCCAATTGCCAGCTTGCAGATGAGGAGCTATCAGAGTACACTAAAGATGGTGTTGTTTCAACCAGTAACAGTGCTTTTGGGTCGAGTTTAAAATCCACATTGGAGAAGCATAGAGTGCTGCAAAAGGTGCTTCTTATTCTGGCTTTGATTGGGACTTGTATGGTTATTGGTGATGGGGTGCTCACACCAGCAATTTCTG TTTTTTCGGCTGTTTCGGGTCTGGAGCTTTCCATGTCAAAAGAGCAGCATCgat ATGTTGAAGTCCCAGTTGCTTGTGTTATACTCATATTTTTGTTTGCCCTTCAACATTACGGGACCCACCGGGTAGGGTTCTTGTTTGCCCCAGTTGTGATCACTTGGCTTTTCTGCATCAGTTCCATTGGTGTATACAACATCTTCCGTTGGAATCCCCGAGTTTATCAAGCACTCTCTCCATATTACATGTAcaaatttttgaagaagaCCCAAAAGGGAGGTTGGATGTCCTTGGGTGGTATACTGTTGTGCATGACAG GTTCGGAAGCTATGTTTGCTGATCTTGGACACTTTTCACAGTTGTCAATCAAG ATTGCTTTCACCTTTGTGGTTTACCCATCCTTGATTCTAGCATATATGGGACAAGCTGCATACCTTTCTGAGCATCATGTCATACAGAGTGACTATCGGATTGGATTCTATGAATCAGTTCCTG AGAAAATAAGATGGCCTGTTTTGGCAATAGCCATACTTGCTGCAGTGGTGGGAAGTCAAGCCATCATAACTGGAACCTTTTCGATAATCAAACAATGTTCTTCTTTGGGTTGCTTTCCAAGGGTCAAGATTATCCACACATCTTCTAAAATACATGGACAAATTTACATCCCAGAGATTAACTGGACATTAATGTTGCTATGCTTGGCTGTTACCATTGGTTTTAGAGACACAAAATCCATGGGCAATGCATCAG GTTTGGCCGTTATAACTGTCATGCTGGTAACTACCTGCCTTATGTCTCTAGTCATAGTCTTGTGCTGGCACAAAAGCATCTTCCTGGCAATTTGCTTTATATTATTCTTTGGCTCCATTGAGGCACTCTACTTCTCAGCATCGCTCATAAAGTTTCGTGAAGGGGCTTGGGTCCCCATTGCTCTTTCATTCATCTTCTTAGTGGTTATGTATGTTTGGCACTATGGCACGTTCAAGAAATATGAGTTTGATGTCCAAAATAAAGTCTCCATCAACTGGCTCCTCAGTTTAGGTCCTACTCTGGGGATTGTTAGGGTCCGGGGGATTGGCCTTATACATACTGAGCTCGTTTCTGGGATCCCAGCTATTTTCTCTCACTTTGTTACCAACCTCCCTGCTTTCCACCAGGTTGTAGTTTTCCTCTGCATCAAGTCCGTCCCAGTCCCACATGTCGGACCTGAGGAAAGATTCTTAGTGGGACGAGTTGGTCCTAAGGAATACCGGCTCTATAGATGCATAGCACGCTATGGTTATCGTGATGTTCACAAGGATGACATTGAATTTGAAAGAGATCTCGTTTGTAGTATTGCAGAATTCATTCGGTCAGAGAGACCAGAATGTGATGTCAGTCTAGAAAAACTGGAAGACGATGAGAAAATGACAGTTGTTGGGACTTCATCATCAAATTTAGATGGCATAAGAATGTCTGTAGATGATGCAGATTTCTCTGAAATGGCAAGCACCTCAGAGTTGCAGGAGATAAGGCCTACAGAAAAGCCCAAGAAGAGGGTGAGATTTGTTGTTCCAGAGTCTCCACAAATTGATAGGGAGGCAGTAGAGGAGTTGCAGGAACTGATGGAAGCAAGGGAGGCAGGAATGGCATTTATATTAGGCCACTCATATGTGAAGGCAAAGAGAGGATccaatttgatgaagaaactAGTGATCAATGTCGGGTATGATTTCTTGCGGAGAAACTTTCGGGGGCCAACTTATGCTTTAAGCATTCCTCATGCATCTACTCTAGAGGTAGGGATGGTCTACCATGTTTAG
- the LOC117622757 gene encoding cyclic nucleotide-gated ion channel 18, translating into MNRIIATPASKFRPLHPNSNPNNADSSGVAIPVEEHPLQILWNHQVLDPDSDIVAHWNHVFLVICIFALFIDPLYFYLPNVDGPACLSSNNELAVVVTCFRTFTDLFYLLHMIIKFRTAYVNPSSRVFGRGELVMDPRQIAIRYLKSDFVVDLAATIPVPQIVIWLVIPATRNSRADHANSTLALFVLTQYVPRIFLIFPLNQRIIKTTGVVAKTAWAGAAYNLLLFMLASHIVGAVWYLSSIGRQFSCWRQECRRESESMIVSCLTSFLDCNSMELPERKYWLNVTDVVSNCDAENEKNIKFKFGIFGDAFKNDVANSRFFEKYLYCFWWGLRNLSSYGQTLKTSTYLWEIMFSIVLCLTGLILFSLLIGNMQTYLQSMSIKFEEWRIKQTDTEEWMRHRQLPEDLRERVRRFMQYKWFATRGVDEESILRSLPLDLCHEIQRHLCLNLVRRVPFFSQMDDQLLDAICERLVSSLSIQGTHIVQEGDPVTEMLFIIRGKLESSTTNGGRSGFFNSIALGPGDFCGEELLTWALMPSSSLNLPSSTRTVRALTEVEAFALRAEDLKFVAGQFKRLHSKKLQHAFRYYSHQWRTWGACFIQAAWRRFKKRKMARDLAMQESFYYMQIPGQEEEGYYYYDEEQADGNYENNENGGRSGESTSNTGSHIGATFLASKFAANTKRGIAQKAQAVEAASTSLGMPRLFKPDEPDFSVE; encoded by the exons ATGAATAGAATAATCGCCACGCCGGCCTCTAAATTCCGCCCCCTCCACCCCAACAGCAACCCTAACAACGCCGACAGCTCCGGCGTAGCCATCCCAGTGGAAGAGCACCCGCTCCAAATCCTATGGAACCACCAAGTCCTCGACCCGGACAGCGACATCGTAGCCCACTGGAACCACGTCTTCCTCGTCATTTGCATCTTCGCTCTCTTCATCGACCCTCTCTATTTCTACCTTCCCAACGTCGACGGCCCCGCTTGCTTGTCCTCCAATAACGAACTCGCCGTCGTCGTCACCTGCTTCCGCACCTTCACCGATCTCTTCTACCTCCTCCACATGATCATCAAATTCCGTACCGCCTACGTCAATCCCAGTTCTAGGGTTTTCGGCCGCGGCGAGCTCGTCATGGACCCCCGCCAGATTGCCATCCGCTACTTGAAATCCGACTTCGTCGTCGATCTTGCTGCCACCATTCCAGTACCGCAG ATTGTTATCTGGTTAGTGATTCCGGCCACCAGGAATTCGAGAGCTGATCATGCCAACAGCACTCTGGCTCTGTTCGTTCTGACTCAGTATGTTCCTCGAATCTTCCTCATCTTTCCTCTGAATCAGCGCATCATCAAGACCACCGGCGTTGTGGCGAAGACTGCGTGGGCAGGAGCTGCATACAATCTCCTTCTTTTCATGCTAGCCAGTCAT ATAGTTGGAGCTGTGTGGTATCTATCGTCCATAGGGCGGCAGTTCTCTTGTTGGAGACAGGAGTGTAGAAGGGAGAGCGAGTCCATGATTGTGTCTTGCCTTACTAGTTTTCTGGATTGTAATAGCATGGAGCTACCAGAACGGAAATATTGGCTCAACgtcaccgacgttgtttcgaaTTGTGATGCAGagaatgagaaaaatatcaaatttaagTTTGGAATCTTTGGGGATGCTTTCAAGAATGATGTGGCGAACTCGCGGTTCTTTGAGAAGTACTTGtattgtttttggtggggTTTAAGAAACTTAAG TTCCTACGGGCAGACTTTGAAGACGAGCACATATCTTTGGGAAATAATGTTTTCCATTGTTCTCTGTCTTACTGGTTTAATTCTTTTCTCACTATTGATTGGAAACATGCAG ACTTATCTGCAATCGATGTCGATAAAATTCGAAGAATGGAGGATTAAGCAAACAGATACTGAGGAGTGGATGAGGCATCGCCAATTACCTGAGGATTTGCGAGAACGTGTACGCCGATTTATGCAATACAAATGGTTTGCCACACGAGGAGTTGATGAAGAATCCATATTGCGCTCATTGCCTTTAGACCTCTGCCATGAAATCCAGCGACACTTATGCCTTAACCTTGTTCGTCGT GTCccttttttttcacaaatggACGACCAGCTTCTTGATGCCATATGTGAACGTCTTGTCTCATCCTTGAGTATCCAAGGCACACATATAGTTCAAGAGGGTGACCCAGTAACTGAGATGTTGTTTATCATTAGAGGGAAACTTGAGAGCTCCACAACCAATGGAGGGAGGTCTGGGTTCTTTAACTCCATTGCTCTTGGACCGGGTGACTTCTGCGGTGAGGAACTCTTGACATGGGCCTTGATGCCAAGCTCTAGCCTTAATCTGCCTTCTTCCACTCGGACTGTGAGAGCCTTAACCGAAGTTGAAGCTTTTGCACTTCGAGCCGAGGACCTTAAATTCGTTGCAGGTCAGTTCAAGCGCCTTCACAGCAAGAAACTACAGCATGCGTTTAGGTACTATTCCCACCAATGGAGGACATGGGGTGCTTGCTTCATACAAGCCGCTTGGAGAAGGtttaagaagagaaagatggCAAGGGACTTGGCTATGCAGGAGAGCTTCTACTATATGCAAATCCCAGGCCAAGAGGAAGAGGGTTACTACTACTATGATGAAGAACAGGCAGATGGAAATTATGAGAAtaatgagaatggtgggagaTCAGGGGAGAGTACAAGCAATACCGGCTCACATATTGGGGCCACATTTCTGGCTTCCAAATTTGCTGCAAATACGAAAAGAGGGATTGCCCAGAAAGCTCAGGCGGTTGAGGCTGCTTCTACCAGTTTGGGGATGCCTCGTTTGTTTAAGCCAGATGAACCTGATTTCTCTGTAGAATGA
- the LOC117622012 gene encoding probable serine/threonine-protein kinase PBL21, with protein MDESKLLNQNVIVFILITTICHAAFQPSASDCSLHFDFPSPNSTCEEGDWGGFLRKNCCASAFNDYLYALGQRANQTGKIYLNSAEQGSCLASMKDLQKNVFGCGIEKLTSGAGGCSDFSVADVTNRLGDRLKSLEGNCKFQSSDDGKNEQLCGSCVKSWEDIGALPSTSSDPQSIEVETNVCRFAVLVSYTSIKLENKAHLLAVYTCLGSQKFFTNNNQLPPKGNRKISTGLWIVIGGGIVGVFVLVVLAVCIVSKKRIQSSPPPKKDAFKDDPFEESGCPKISIEEVYSATNNLSQSNFIGEGTAGKVYKGILSNNQHVAIKHIINDGNVETFAREVTSLSHIRHPNLVTLLGYCVNEDECFLVYELCPNGNLSEWLFGKDRNLPWIQRLEIAIDSARGLSFLHTYPEGCIVHRDIKPTNILLGKNFEAKLSDFGLSKIIELGETYVSSEVRGTFGYVDPDYRSNNRVNSSGDVYSFGIVLLQILSGKKVVNMNLNTPMPLSKMAKGLNRSGSINDFADPKLQGEYSAEAFDLTLQLALSCTALKQRRPSMEQIVATLQEAHDLSTEAKASTPEVSTDTSIQY; from the exons ATGGATGAGAGCAAGCTTTTAAACCAAAATGTTATCGTCTTCATCCTCATCACCACCATCTGCCATGCAGCTTTTCAGCCTTCTGCGTCTGATTGCAGCCTTCATTTTGACTTTCCTTCTCCAAATTCAACTTGTGAAGAGGGAGACTGGGGAGGGTTTCTGCGCAAGAACTGCTGCGCTTCGGCGTTCAACGACTACCTCTATGCGCTGGGGCAGAGGGCAAATCAAACCGGAAAAATATATCTCAACTCTGCCGAGCAGGGGAGTTGCTTGGCTTCGATGAAGGATTTGCAGAAGAATGTTTTTGGCTGTGGGATTGAGAAGCTAACAAGTGGTGCCGGGGGCTGTTCTGACTTCTCAGTTGCTGATGTTACTAATAGGTTGGGTGACAGGTTGAAAAGTCTTGAGGGGAACTGTAAGTTTCAGAGTTCTGATGATGGAAAAAATGAGCAGTTGTGTGGTTCCTGTGTGAAGAGTTGGGAAGACATAGGAGCATTGCCTTCCACATCCTCCGATCCACAATCTATTGAGGTCGAGACCAATGTTTGCAGGTTTGCAGTCCTGGTGTCATATACAAGCATTAAACTTGAAAATAAAGCGCATCTCCTTGCAGTTTATACCTGCCTTGGGTCACAAAAGTTCTTCACCA ATAATAATCAACTACCACCAAAgggaaataggaaaataaGTACAG GTTTATGGATTGTGATTGGAGGCGGCATCGTAGGTGTCTTCGTTTTAGTAGTACTAGCTGTATGCATTGTATCAAAGAAACGTATCCAATCAAGTCCACCACCAAAAAAAGACG CATTTAAGGATGATCCTTTCGAAGAGTCAGGCTGTCCAAAAATTTCTATCGAGGAAGTGTATTCTGCTACAAACAATCTAAGCCAATCAAATTTCATTGGTGAAGGAACTGCTG GGAAGGTGTATAAAGGAATACTGTCAAATAATCAGCATGTAGCAATTAAGCACATCATCAATGATGGAAATGTGGAGACATTTGCCAGAGAAGTTACAAGCTTATCACACATTAGACATCCCAACCTCGTTACTTTGCTTGGTTATTGCGTAAACGAAGATGAGTGTTTCCTTGTCTACGAGCTTTGTCCCAATGGAAACCTCTCAGAATGGCTTTTTG GGAAAGATAGGAACCTGCCCTGGATCCAGAGGCTGGAGATTGCGATTGATAGTGCTCGAGGTTTATCATTTCTCCACACATATCCAGAAGGCTGCATTGTCCATCGCGATATCAAG CCAACAAACATTCTCCTTGGGAAGAATTTTGAAGCCAAGCTATCAGACTTTGGACTCTCTAAGATCATTGAACTGGGTGAAACCTATGTGAGTTCCGAAGTGAGAGGAACTTTTGGTTACGTTGATCCTGACTATCGGAGCAACAACCGTGTAAATTCATCAGGAGATGTCTACAGCTTTGGAATTGTACTTCTACAAATCCTATCGGGGAAGAAGGTTGTCAACATGAATCTGAACACACCAATGCCATTAAGTAAAATG GCTAAAGGCCTCAACAGAAGTGGCAGCATCAATGATTTTGCTGATCCTAAACTTCAAGGAGAATACTCAGCGGAAGCTTTTGATCTCACACTTCAGTTGGCTCTGTCATGTACAGCACTCAAACAACGAAGACCTTCCATGGAGCAAATTGTTGCAACATTACAAGAGGCCCATGACTTGTCAACAGAGGCAAAGGCCTCCACTCCTGAAGTTTCAACAGATACTAGCATTCAGTATTGA